A window of the Deinococcus planocerae genome harbors these coding sequences:
- the zapE gene encoding cell division protein ZapE codes for MIDLLARKPTLTPEELTAGLAPSARFQDVRFETFRPNPEYPSQAEARASLQAFLKGAQVRPGGFRLFRRAKPEGRGIYLDGGFGVGKTHLLASAYHAAEGRRALMSFQDLMYVIGSLGMGRAVEAFGGHDLLLIDEFELDDPGNTHMANTFLGQLMPGGTSVVATSNTEPGALGQGRFNAADFQRQIQGIADRFETHRVDGPDYRQRGTAPEGLLTPGEFQAWRARQPGATLALVSHRDLNRHLLDVHPSRFAKLLAGVGALGVTDLAPMPDQNVALRFVHFVDKLYDLGLPAAFTGAPLGSLFSETYRHGAYAKKYSRCLSRLSELLREARAVI; via the coding sequence GTGATCGACCTCCTCGCCCGCAAACCCACCCTCACGCCCGAGGAACTCACCGCCGGGCTGGCTCCCAGCGCCCGCTTTCAGGACGTGCGCTTCGAGACCTTCCGCCCCAACCCCGAGTACCCCAGCCAGGCGGAGGCGCGGGCGAGCCTTCAGGCCTTCCTCAAGGGGGCGCAGGTGCGGCCCGGGGGCTTTCGCCTCTTCCGCCGCGCCAAGCCCGAGGGGCGGGGCATCTACCTCGACGGGGGCTTCGGGGTGGGGAAGACGCACCTGCTCGCCAGCGCCTACCACGCCGCCGAGGGCAGACGCGCCCTGATGAGCTTTCAGGACCTGATGTACGTGATCGGGTCGCTGGGGATGGGCCGGGCGGTCGAGGCCTTCGGGGGGCACGACCTGCTGCTGATCGACGAGTTCGAGCTCGACGATCCCGGCAACACGCACATGGCGAACACCTTCCTGGGCCAGCTTATGCCGGGGGGCACGAGCGTGGTCGCCACGAGCAACACCGAGCCCGGCGCGCTGGGGCAGGGCCGTTTCAACGCCGCCGACTTCCAGCGCCAGATTCAGGGCATCGCCGACCGCTTCGAGACGCACCGGGTGGACGGCCCCGACTACCGCCAGCGCGGCACGGCCCCCGAGGGTCTCCTCACCCCCGGCGAGTTCCAGGCGTGGCGGGCGCGGCAGCCCGGGGCCACCCTCGCCCTCGTCTCGCACCGGGACCTCAACCGGCATCTGCTCGACGTGCACCCCAGCCGCTTCGCCAAGCTGCTCGCGGGGGTGGGCGCCCTCGGCGTGACCGACCTCGCCCCCATGCCCGACCAGAACGTCGCCCTGCGTTTCGTGCACTTCGTCGACAAGCTCTACGACCTCGGCCTGCCCGCCGCCTTCACGGGGGCGCCGCTCGGGAGCCTCTTCAGCGAGACGTACCGCCACGGCGCCTACGCCAAGAAGTACAGCCGCTGTCTCAGCCGCCTTTCCGAGCTGCTGCGTGAGGCGCGGGCCGTGATCTGA
- a CDS encoding chloramphenicol phosphotransferase CPT family protein, with amino-acid sequence MSPGHLILVNGASSAGKSTLCRALQDALDEPFLHFSPDVFLFGPGVLPRRLGESGPFAWATLRPQVFEGFFRCLPALLSAGNNLLVDYIVESRGQMNRLLELLAPFDVFFVGLHCPLPELERRELARGDRRVGDTRRDYETVHTFGEYDLEIGSTDPPGENVQRVVGAWKERRRPSAFERMARG; translated from the coding sequence ATGTCGCCAGGTCACCTCATCCTCGTCAATGGGGCCTCCAGCGCGGGCAAGTCCACCCTCTGCCGGGCCCTGCAAGACGCGCTGGACGAGCCCTTCTTGCACTTCTCGCCGGATGTCTTCCTGTTCGGCCCCGGGGTGCTGCCGAGAAGACTCGGCGAGAGCGGCCCCTTCGCCTGGGCCACCCTGCGCCCGCAGGTGTTCGAGGGCTTCTTCCGCTGCCTTCCCGCGCTGCTCTCGGCGGGGAATAACCTGCTGGTGGACTACATCGTCGAGTCGCGCGGGCAGATGAATCGCCTGTTGGAATTGCTCGCGCCCTTCGACGTGTTCTTCGTGGGCCTGCACTGCCCCTTGCCCGAACTGGAGCGGCGCGAACTCGCCCGGGGGGACCGCCGTGTAGGCGACACCCGGCGCGACTACGAGACCGTTCACACCTTCGGGGAGTACGACCTGGAGATCGGCTCGACCGACCCGCCCGGCGAGAACGTGCAGAGGGTGGTCGGCGCCTGGAAGGAAAGGCGGCGGCCAAGTGCCTTTGAACGGATGGCACGGGGGTAG
- a CDS encoding N-acetylglucosamine kinase translates to MILSIDMGASGTKWALYGAEGTALAGGRLRPLTGHLASPEARRAMVAGLADLRAALPTGPSAVVAGVTGLQTEYQPWLGQELGTLFRLPPERLLVTDDLHLAYAAHFAPGAGTLVYAGTGAVAYHRTEGGEVVRAGGYGYLIDDLGGAFWQGQVGLRRVLRQREAGQPETRLARHVFGALGTREWGDIRSLIYGEGRAAVARLAPAVYEAARQEDPDALAIQRRAGQELARLAEVVLGRTGRPTLATAGGAFNSLVREAFHAGFAPGTVTVVPSVPPVSGGFTLGLPLLAPRP, encoded by the coding sequence GTGATCCTGAGCATCGACATGGGGGCGAGCGGCACGAAGTGGGCGCTGTACGGCGCGGAAGGCACGGCGCTCGCCGGTGGCCGCCTGCGCCCCCTGACGGGCCACCTCGCCTCCCCGGAGGCCCGTCGGGCGATGGTCGCGGGCCTGGCCGACCTGCGCGCCGCCCTGCCGACCGGGCCGTCCGCCGTCGTGGCCGGGGTGACCGGCCTCCAGACCGAGTACCAGCCCTGGCTGGGGCAGGAGCTGGGAACCCTCTTTCGCCTCCCCCCCGAACGGCTCCTCGTGACCGACGACCTGCACCTCGCCTACGCGGCCCACTTCGCGCCGGGGGCGGGCACGCTCGTGTATGCCGGGACGGGCGCCGTCGCCTACCACCGCACCGAGGGGGGGGAGGTCGTGCGCGCGGGCGGCTACGGCTACCTGATCGACGACCTGGGGGGGGCTTTCTGGCAGGGGCAGGTGGGCTTACGGCGGGTGCTGCGCCAGCGCGAGGCGGGGCAGCCCGAGACCCGGCTCGCCCGGCACGTCTTCGGGGCGCTCGGCACCCGCGAGTGGGGGGATATCCGCTCGCTGATCTACGGCGAGGGCCGCGCCGCCGTCGCCCGCCTCGCCCCCGCCGTGTACGAGGCCGCCCGGCAAGAGGACCCCGACGCCCTCGCCATCCAGCGCCGCGCGGGGCAGGAACTCGCCCGGCTGGCCGAGGTCGTGCTGGGCCGCACCGGGCGACCCACCCTCGCCACGGCGGGAGGGGCCTTCAATTCCCTCGTGCGGGAGGCTTTCCACGCCGGGTTCGCGCCGGGCACCGTGACCGTCGTCCCCAGCGTGCCACCCGTCTCCGGCGGCTTCACCCTGGGCCTGCCGCTGCTCGCCCCGCGCCCCTGA